The proteins below come from a single Malus sylvestris chromosome 3, drMalSylv7.2, whole genome shotgun sequence genomic window:
- the LOC126615123 gene encoding LOB domain-containing protein 1-like: MECSTETMNTNYTTTSSTMSQSPPSSSPSSPPTLTPTPSPPVVVSPCAACKILRRRCADKCILAPYFPPSEPAKFTIAHRVFGASNIIKLLQELPESQRADAVSSMVYEASARIRDPVYGCAGAICHLQKQVNELQAQLAKAQAEVVNMQCQQANLVTLICMEMSQPNSEQGSPPQSLDHNFITNIPHGGNQTNLGFLDDSTTLGSLWDPLWT; the protein is encoded by the exons ATGGAGTGCAGTACAGAAACAATGAACACAAATTACACAACCACTTCATCAACTATGTCTCaatctcctccttcttcttcaccatcGTCTCCTCCAACTCTAACTCCGACTCCAAGTCCACCAGTTGTTGTAAGTCCTTGTGCTGCATGCAAGATCTTGAGGAGAAGATGTGCAGACAAATGTATTTTGGCTCCTTACTTTCCTCCATCTGAGCCAGCCAAGTTTACTATAGCTCATCGTGTCTTTGGGGCAAGCAATATCATCAAGTTATTGCAG GAACTTCCAGAATCTCAAAGAGCTGATGCAGTGAGCAGCATGGTTTATGAGGCAAGTGCAAGAATTAGAGACCCAGTTTATGGGTGTGCAGGAGCAATCTGCCACCTACAGAAGCAAGTGAATGAGCTGCAAGCACAACTAGCAAAGGCACAGGCTGAGGTTGTCAACATGCAATGCCAACAAGCCAACCTTGTGACTCTGATTTGCATGGAAATGTCACAACCTAATTCCGAGCAAGGATCTCCTCCACAATCACTTGATCACAACTTCATCACCAACATTCCTCACGGCGGCAACCAGACCAACTTAGGCTTCCTTGATGATTCCACCACTCTAGGCTCATTGTGGGATCCACTTTGGACATGA